From Staphylococcus delphini, one genomic window encodes:
- the sbnC gene encoding staphyloferrin B biosynthesis protein SbnC: MVSEHEHNVTRAQQYILKDLVDALLFEDLGGIASTSERLTIQQQTYLRYEKKGIVLLIPVYFSGLNVYRFNGEAVFHIESKTCMPLTVHELWELFVTMNADLATEWAHARFAEGLAAAVAELTAQYDGFKASEQPFILSEQLASLKDRPFHPVAKEKRGLSAEDYAVYQAEYHQPLAVHAVAIRKSHVIQGKGVTDKQYAQFWGDTLLRCQQALIEKGCDTADYVIFPVHPWQYEHVLPVQFSAEIEQGIVVLLDVTMGQYLSSSSMRTLIPLDAPFTHLKVPFAMQSLGALRLTPTRYMKNGEAGEALLRDIIAQDASLNGRVKLCDETVWWSYMNEAQDIFQDQSGHLTMQLRYYPESVKDAQLVTSMAALAAHESTLYERILETDHPTTEQINALFEQVSDAFLQMTLVLMKYGVLPELHGQNVLVVFREGRVAEFVLRDHDTVRIFPEWLTAQGFELPNYAVRKDTPNTLLNEDIETFFAYFQTLAVSVNLYAIVDALVDVFKVSEAELMTQLRQTMQRHIDTIDWLPGTSEEVKRIIFTHDTWPFKRILLPLLHQRGDGGGSMPSSIGRVPNPMKWTDDHRTNVAT; encoded by the coding sequence ATGGTAAGCGAACACGAACACAATGTAACGCGTGCACAACAATACATATTAAAAGACCTTGTGGATGCGTTATTATTTGAAGATTTAGGTGGCATTGCATCAACGAGTGAACGATTAACGATACAGCAACAGACGTATTTACGTTATGAGAAGAAGGGGATTGTGTTGCTCATTCCGGTTTATTTCAGTGGTCTGAATGTGTATCGCTTTAATGGAGAGGCAGTGTTCCACATTGAAAGTAAAACGTGTATGCCTTTGACAGTGCATGAATTGTGGGAATTATTTGTCACAATGAATGCAGATTTAGCGACTGAGTGGGCACATGCGCGCTTTGCAGAGGGATTGGCGGCAGCTGTAGCCGAGTTAACGGCACAATATGACGGATTTAAAGCGAGTGAACAGCCATTCATCTTGTCAGAACAGCTTGCCAGTTTGAAAGACCGACCTTTTCATCCGGTCGCAAAAGAAAAGCGAGGATTGTCAGCAGAAGATTATGCTGTGTATCAAGCGGAATATCATCAACCATTAGCTGTGCACGCTGTTGCAATTCGAAAGTCACATGTCATACAAGGTAAAGGGGTGACAGACAAGCAGTACGCACAGTTTTGGGGTGACACATTGCTTCGATGTCAACAAGCGCTCATTGAGAAAGGGTGTGACACCGCAGACTATGTCATTTTTCCGGTACACCCTTGGCAATACGAACATGTCTTGCCGGTTCAATTTAGCGCAGAAATCGAACAAGGTATCGTCGTCTTGCTTGATGTGACGATGGGACAATACCTCTCTTCTTCATCTATGCGTACATTGATACCATTAGACGCACCGTTCACGCATTTAAAAGTACCGTTTGCAATGCAATCACTGGGTGCGTTAAGACTCACACCGACACGTTACATGAAAAATGGTGAAGCAGGAGAAGCGTTATTGCGTGATATTATCGCTCAAGATGCGTCATTGAACGGTCGTGTGAAGTTATGTGACGAAACGGTGTGGTGGTCATATATGAATGAAGCACAAGATATTTTTCAAGATCAATCGGGACACCTCACTATGCAGTTACGATACTACCCTGAGTCTGTAAAAGATGCACAGTTGGTCACTTCGATGGCGGCACTTGCTGCACATGAATCGACACTCTATGAACGCATTTTAGAGACGGACCATCCAACGACCGAACAAATTAATGCATTGTTTGAACAAGTGAGCGATGCATTTTTACAGATGACACTCGTATTGATGAAATACGGTGTGTTGCCTGAATTGCACGGTCAAAATGTGTTAGTTGTCTTTCGAGAAGGGCGTGTGGCGGAATTTGTATTGCGTGATCATGATACGGTCCGCATTTTCCCAGAGTGGTTAACAGCACAAGGTTTTGAACTGCCGAACTATGCAGTGAGAAAAGACACACCGAATACACTATTAAATGAAGATATTGAAACATTTTTTGCTTATTTTCAAACGTTAGCAGTGAGTGTCAATTTGTATGCGATTGTCGATGCTTTAGTCGATGTATTTAAAGTATCTGAAGCGGAATTGATGACACAGTTGAGACAAACGATGCAACGTCACATCGATACAATAGATTGGTTGCCTGGGACATCTGAAGAAGTAAAACGTATTATTTTTACGCACGACACATGGCCATTCAAACGCATTTTACTGCCATTGTTACATCAACGTGGTGACGGTGGTGGAAGTATGCCATCGAGTATCGGCCGTGTCCCCAATCCAATGAAATGGACAGATGATCATAGAACAAACGTGGCGACGTAA
- the sbnF gene encoding staphyloferrin B biosynthesis protein SbnF, with amino-acid sequence MKQLIEQVRQRIMQQLVTSLIYEDVVRYEQFPHDDDECDTFVIEGETATYRVQLQQSDSFERLRLISPVWRIADGEEAVTLDYAQLLREMRFTFDKDEQKLEDFIIELLQTELKDTQAQRYRAQQSQMSLTTFDDYESYAMEGHMYHPSYKSRLGFTLDDNARYGPDFRPSFQLQWIAIAPDHMETTVSASVNTVALLQRQLGAETLAAFEKTLQQHGHSLETMVLIPVHPWQFAHVIQVEFAEAWMHGEMLWLGTSDEMYVPQQSIRTLTPTDRNKYYLKTPISITNTSTKRVLAPHTIENAAQITDWLKRIQSKDTYLQQSLKTVFLGEVLGHAYHNPTLSEVKQQRIYGALGVIWRENIHHYLASHESAIPFNALYSVDADDRPLIDAWMSKYGAEQWMAQFFSVAVTPLIHMLYNHGIAFESHAQNMMLIHENGWPTRIALKDFHDGIRFKPSLLSEIAQNPQLRDTPEAHRKVNRNSFIETDDVDLVRDFLHDAFFFINIAEIIDFVARQYELKASEQWAMVRTVIEQYQQQFPGLENYRHFDLFVPTIQVEKLTTRRLREDVALRLHEVRNPLRRSEV; translated from the coding sequence ATGAAACAACTGATTGAACAAGTGAGGCAACGTATCATGCAACAGTTGGTCACGTCACTCATATATGAAGACGTGGTGCGTTATGAACAGTTCCCGCACGATGATGATGAGTGTGATACGTTCGTTATTGAGGGTGAAACCGCGACGTATCGTGTGCAACTGCAACAGTCCGATAGTTTTGAACGACTCAGGCTCATCTCTCCAGTTTGGCGTATTGCAGATGGGGAGGAAGCGGTCACTCTTGACTATGCGCAACTGTTACGAGAAATGCGTTTTACATTTGATAAAGATGAACAAAAATTAGAAGACTTTATCATCGAATTATTACAAACCGAACTCAAAGACACGCAAGCGCAACGTTATCGTGCTCAACAATCACAGATGTCATTAACGACATTTGATGATTATGAATCGTATGCCATGGAAGGTCATATGTATCACCCAAGTTATAAATCACGTCTCGGTTTTACACTGGACGACAATGCACGCTATGGTCCGGATTTCCGACCGTCATTTCAACTGCAGTGGATTGCGATTGCACCAGATCACATGGAAACGACGGTATCCGCGAGTGTCAATACAGTAGCATTGCTTCAACGTCAACTCGGTGCAGAGACGTTAGCAGCATTTGAAAAGACACTTCAACAACATGGACACTCACTTGAAACGATGGTGCTCATCCCGGTACACCCGTGGCAGTTTGCACATGTCATTCAAGTCGAATTTGCGGAAGCATGGATGCATGGAGAGATGTTATGGCTTGGGACAAGTGACGAAATGTATGTGCCGCAACAGTCTATTCGAACACTCACACCGACCGATCGTAACAAATATTATTTGAAAACACCGATCAGTATTACGAATACATCAACAAAACGTGTGTTAGCCCCTCACACGATTGAAAATGCCGCACAAATTACGGATTGGTTAAAACGTATTCAGTCAAAAGATACGTATTTACAACAAAGTTTAAAGACGGTATTTCTAGGTGAAGTATTAGGTCATGCGTATCACAATCCGACCTTGTCCGAGGTAAAACAACAACGTATTTATGGAGCGCTCGGTGTTATTTGGCGTGAAAATATTCATCATTATTTAGCATCGCATGAGTCAGCGATTCCATTTAACGCTTTATATTCAGTAGATGCTGACGACCGACCGCTCATTGATGCGTGGATGTCAAAATACGGTGCAGAACAGTGGATGGCACAATTTTTCAGTGTCGCAGTGACGCCGCTGATTCATATGTTGTATAACCACGGCATTGCGTTTGAGTCGCACGCACAAAATATGATGTTAATTCATGAAAATGGCTGGCCGACACGTATTGCATTGAAAGATTTCCATGACGGGATTCGCTTTAAGCCGAGCTTGTTAAGTGAGATTGCACAAAACCCGCAATTACGTGATACACCTGAAGCGCATCGTAAAGTGAACCGCAACTCATTTATCGAAACAGACGATGTCGATCTCGTTCGTGATTTTCTACATGATGCCTTTTTCTTTATTAATATTGCAGAAATCATTGACTTTGTTGCACGTCAATATGAGTTAAAAGCGTCAGAACAGTGGGCAATGGTCCGTACAGTCATTGAACAGTACCAACAGCAATTCCCAGGTCTTGAAAATTATAGACACTTCGATTTATTCGTACCGACCATTCAAGTGGAAAAATTGACGACACGCCGTTTACGCGAAGATGTGGCATTACGTCTTCACGAAGTACGCAACCCGTTGAGGAGGTCTGAAGTATGA
- a CDS encoding ABC transporter substrate-binding protein: MNKLLQLLVLPLVLLLVLSACGNSSHKEASDKKGDTTTIKHTMGTTEIKGEPKRVVTLYQGATDVAVSLGVQPVGAVESWTQAPQFEYLRDDLKDTKNVGQEPAPNLEEISKLKPDLIVASKVRNEKVYDQLSKIAPTITTDTVYKFKDTTEMMGKALGKEKEAQSLLKKYDDKVKAFQKDAKAKYGDAWPISASVVNFRADQTRIYAGGYAGDILQDLGFKRPEAQQKEVDKGKDIIQLTSKESIPLMDADQIFIFKSDPKAKDADLVQKTEQEWTSSTEWKNLDAVKKGHVVDGVDEITWNLAGGYQSSLKLIDDLYEKLDIKKQ, encoded by the coding sequence ATGAATAAACTTTTACAGCTACTCGTTTTACCTTTAGTCTTATTACTCGTCTTATCTGCGTGTGGCAATTCAAGTCACAAAGAAGCGTCAGACAAGAAAGGAGATACAACAACAATTAAACACACAATGGGAACGACTGAAATTAAAGGCGAACCTAAACGTGTGGTAACTTTATATCAAGGCGCAACGGATGTCGCAGTTTCTTTAGGTGTTCAACCAGTGGGTGCCGTAGAATCTTGGACACAAGCACCACAATTTGAATACCTCAGAGATGATTTGAAAGACACTAAAAATGTCGGTCAAGAACCTGCGCCAAACTTAGAAGAAATCTCAAAATTAAAACCTGATCTTATCGTTGCTTCTAAAGTGAGAAACGAAAAAGTATATGATCAATTGTCAAAAATCGCCCCAACGATTACGACAGATACTGTTTATAAATTTAAAGATACAACTGAAATGATGGGGAAAGCTTTAGGAAAAGAAAAAGAAGCACAATCATTACTTAAAAAATATGATGATAAAGTGAAAGCATTCCAAAAAGATGCTAAAGCCAAATACGGTGATGCATGGCCTATTTCAGCTTCTGTTGTGAACTTCCGTGCTGACCAAACACGTATTTATGCTGGTGGTTACGCTGGAGATATTTTACAAGATTTAGGATTTAAACGTCCTGAAGCACAACAAAAAGAAGTAGATAAAGGGAAAGACATTATTCAATTGACTTCAAAAGAAAGTATTCCGTTGATGGATGCTGACCAAATCTTCATTTTCAAATCAGATCCGAAAGCAAAAGATGCCGACCTTGTACAAAAAACTGAACAAGAATGGACATCAAGTACAGAATGGAAAAACCTAGACGCTGTGAAAAAAGGACATGTCGTTGATGGTGTAGACGAAATCACTTGGAACTTAGCAGGGGGTTACCAATCTTCACTTAAATTGATTGACGATTTATACGAAAAACTCGATATTAAAAAGCAATAA
- the sbnB gene encoding 2,3-diaminopropionate biosynthesis protein SbnB: protein MKHPLLYLNRTDIEQAGGAQSQIYVDALTEALTAHANQDFVQPLKPYLRQDAEKGHIADRIIAMPSHIGGEHSVSGIKWIGSKHDNPSKRQIERASAVIILNDPETNYPIAVMEASLISSMRTAAVSAIAARHLARPGFENLTIIGCGLIGDKQLQTMLEQFDHIQKVYLYDQFEAASQKMIEKWSAQRPDMTWVQAQSAREAVENGDVVIPCTVTDQPYIEYDWLRQGAFVSNISIMDVHKEVFIKADKVVVDDWSQSNREKKTIHQLVQDGLFSREQLHAELGQLVTGEKVGREHDDEIILLNPMGMAIEDIASAYFIYQRAQAENIGTTLSLY, encoded by the coding sequence ATGAAGCATCCATTATTGTATTTAAATCGTACGGACATTGAACAAGCAGGAGGGGCACAGTCACAAATTTATGTTGATGCATTAACAGAAGCATTAACGGCACATGCGAATCAAGATTTCGTCCAACCGTTGAAACCTTATTTACGTCAAGATGCTGAAAAGGGTCATATCGCCGACCGTATTATTGCGATGCCAAGTCATATTGGTGGTGAACATTCAGTATCTGGAATCAAATGGATTGGGAGTAAACACGACAACCCTTCAAAGCGTCAAATCGAACGTGCTAGTGCGGTGATTATTTTAAATGATCCAGAAACGAACTACCCGATTGCGGTCATGGAAGCAAGCTTAATCAGTAGTATGCGTACAGCAGCTGTTTCAGCGATTGCGGCACGTCACTTAGCACGACCAGGTTTTGAAAACTTAACGATTATTGGTTGCGGCTTGATTGGTGACAAACAGCTCCAAACAATGCTTGAACAGTTCGATCATATTCAAAAGGTGTATTTATATGATCAATTTGAAGCAGCATCACAAAAAATGATTGAAAAGTGGTCTGCACAACGACCAGATATGACATGGGTTCAAGCGCAATCTGCACGTGAAGCTGTTGAAAATGGTGATGTAGTCATTCCATGTACAGTGACGGATCAACCGTATATCGAATACGACTGGTTACGTCAAGGCGCTTTCGTCAGCAACATTTCGATTATGGATGTGCATAAAGAAGTGTTCATTAAAGCAGATAAAGTTGTTGTAGATGATTGGTCACAAAGTAATCGCGAAAAGAAAACGATACATCAACTCGTTCAAGACGGTTTATTCAGTCGAGAACAGTTGCACGCTGAACTTGGACAACTTGTGACAGGTGAGAAGGTCGGACGTGAACATGACGATGAGATTATTTTATTAAATCCAATGGGCATGGCGATTGAAGACATTGCGAGTGCATACTTCATTTATCAACGTGCGCAAGCTGAAAATATAGGCACAACATTAAGTCTTTATTAG
- the sbnA gene encoding 2,3-diaminopropionate biosynthesis protein SbnA, protein MVKNEAAYDSLLSCIGQTPIVQLQRLFPEHRVLAKLEYMNPGGSMKDRPAKFIIERGLATGEINASTHLIESTSGNLGIALAMIAKIKGLKLTCVVDPKISPTNLKMIESYGANIEMVDEPDEHGGYLMTRIQRVKTLLAETENAYWINQYANDLNWQAHYHGAGTEIVEAVKEPIDYFVAPVSTTGSIMGMSRKIKEHHPNAQIVAVDAKGSIIFGDTPCDRELPGIGASRVPEILNAAEIDDVIHIDDYQSALGCHQLVDQEGIFAGGSTGAIISAIQQLTQKVEPGATIVTILPDRGDRYLDLVYSEKWFEQLKNKQESETY, encoded by the coding sequence TTGGTTAAAAATGAAGCAGCATATGATTCGTTATTATCTTGTATTGGCCAGACGCCTATCGTACAACTGCAACGGTTATTTCCTGAACATCGTGTGTTAGCAAAATTGGAATATATGAATCCGGGTGGCAGTATGAAAGATCGTCCAGCCAAATTTATTATAGAGCGTGGGTTAGCGACTGGAGAAATTAACGCATCAACCCATTTAATAGAAAGTACATCAGGCAATCTCGGCATTGCATTAGCGATGATTGCAAAAATTAAAGGATTAAAGCTGACATGTGTGGTCGATCCTAAAATTTCACCAACGAACTTGAAAATGATTGAAAGTTACGGTGCCAACATCGAAATGGTGGATGAACCCGATGAGCATGGTGGCTATTTGATGACACGTATTCAGCGCGTCAAAACATTGTTAGCAGAAACAGAAAACGCCTATTGGATTAATCAATATGCGAATGATTTAAATTGGCAAGCGCATTACCACGGTGCCGGTACAGAAATTGTTGAAGCGGTGAAAGAACCGATTGACTATTTCGTTGCTCCTGTGAGTACGACAGGTAGCATTATGGGAATGAGTCGCAAAATTAAAGAGCATCATCCGAATGCGCAAATTGTCGCTGTGGATGCGAAAGGGTCGATTATTTTTGGTGATACGCCATGTGATCGAGAATTGCCTGGAATTGGAGCCAGTCGTGTGCCAGAAATCTTAAATGCGGCTGAAATTGATGACGTGATACATATTGACGATTATCAGTCTGCATTAGGATGTCATCAATTAGTGGATCAAGAAGGCATTTTTGCAGGAGGTTCGACTGGTGCGATTATCAGTGCCATCCAACAACTTACGCAAAAGGTTGAGCCTGGTGCTACTATTGTGACGATTTTGCCGGATAGAGGCGATCGCTATTTAGATTTAGTGTATTCAGAAAAGTGGTTCGAACAATTAAAAAATAAACAAGAAAGTGAGACTTATTAA
- a CDS encoding MFS transporter, translated as MIIEQTWRRNFRTLWLGQFMAIAGLTVLVPLLPIYMASLKQLNVFEIQLWSGIAIAAPAITTMLASPLWGKLGDRLSRKWMVLRALFGLGLCLLLMAFCTTPFQFVLVRLLQGLFGGVVEASSAFASGEAPESERGAVLGKLQSAVSAGSLVGPLIGGVLATVLGFQALLFLIGLITLLMSILGVFFLIETTHTHANTAQPQVKKSVRQSIKCLLCTQLTCRFIIVGVLANFAMYGMMTALAPLVSTVNHLHIDDRAAVGILQSAFWTASMMSAPFWGYFNDKAYVKNVYIIASILCGISVLWQGVATDLWMLGIARVLQGLTYSALIQSVMFVVVNASHHQLKGTFVGSTNSFLVVGQIVGSLSGAMVTSYTAPATTFILMGVIFALSSTLLWTSHIKNQKINPILTGFWEVKEQRAKL; from the coding sequence ATGATCATAGAACAAACGTGGCGACGTAATTTCAGAACGCTATGGCTCGGTCAGTTTATGGCCATAGCGGGTCTGACCGTGTTAGTTCCATTACTTCCAATCTATATGGCGTCTTTAAAACAGTTGAACGTTTTTGAAATTCAGTTGTGGAGCGGGATTGCCATTGCGGCACCTGCCATCACAACGATGTTAGCTTCTCCGTTATGGGGAAAGCTCGGTGACCGACTGAGCCGAAAATGGATGGTGTTGCGTGCACTGTTCGGCTTAGGGCTATGTCTCTTATTAATGGCTTTTTGTACGACACCGTTTCAATTTGTACTCGTACGCTTGTTACAAGGCTTGTTTGGCGGTGTGGTCGAAGCTTCGAGCGCATTTGCGAGTGGTGAAGCCCCGGAATCTGAGCGTGGCGCGGTACTCGGTAAATTACAAAGTGCTGTGAGTGCCGGCTCTCTCGTAGGTCCACTGATTGGCGGTGTGCTCGCGACAGTGCTCGGTTTTCAAGCGCTCTTATTCTTAATTGGCCTTATCACTTTGTTGATGAGTATTCTGGGCGTCTTTTTCTTAATTGAAACGACACATACACACGCGAATACAGCACAGCCACAAGTTAAAAAAAGTGTGCGTCAATCGATAAAATGTTTGTTATGTACGCAACTGACTTGTCGCTTTATCATCGTCGGCGTATTAGCAAACTTTGCGATGTACGGCATGATGACTGCTTTAGCCCCATTAGTAAGCACCGTCAATCATCTTCACATTGATGATCGTGCGGCAGTCGGTATTTTACAGTCAGCGTTTTGGACAGCTTCGATGATGAGTGCACCTTTTTGGGGTTACTTCAATGATAAAGCTTATGTCAAAAATGTATATATTATTGCGAGTATTTTATGTGGCATCAGTGTGCTTTGGCAAGGTGTGGCGACAGACTTGTGGATGCTAGGAATCGCACGTGTGTTACAAGGTTTAACTTATAGTGCGCTCATTCAAAGTGTCATGTTTGTCGTTGTGAATGCGAGTCACCACCAACTGAAAGGGACGTTTGTAGGCTCGACGAATAGCTTCTTAGTAGTCGGTCAAATCGTTGGTAGTTTGAGTGGTGCAATGGTGACAAGTTATACCGCACCGGCGACGACATTTATCCTGATGGGCGTGATTTTCGCATTGAGTAGCACACTATTATGGACTTCACATATTAAAAATCAAAAAATCAACCCAATATTGACGGGTTTTTGGGAGGTTAAAGAGCAACGTGCAAAACTTTAA
- a CDS encoding FecCD family ABC transporter permease, whose amino-acid sequence MSLKPIHHLFIASACLVIVSFLSLMIGNTLVSLPQLIQALFHFDGQNDVHTLVTGSRASRTIIALLTGAALAVAGLFMQVLTRNAVASPGLFGVNAGAVFFIVTGITLIRVHSFEALVVMAFVGAILVTILVVGLGMFKQARFSPQRVILAGASISMLFTAFTQGILIMNETNLQGLLFWLSGSVSLRNIWDIPWMMAVILLFLIAAIFMAPHLNILMTSDEIATGLGQNVKRIKWVIVLMISVLAGSSVALAGSIVFVGLIIPNIAKLILPPRYQLLIPYTALLGSCLMISADIVARVIIRPLELPVGIITGILGALVLIYLMKKGIYRV is encoded by the coding sequence ATGTCGCTTAAACCGATACATCACTTATTTATCGCAAGTGCATGTCTTGTCATTGTATCGTTTTTAAGCCTAATGATTGGAAACACGCTTGTATCACTGCCTCAGTTGATACAGGCGTTGTTCCACTTTGACGGCCAAAACGATGTCCATACCCTTGTGACAGGTTCACGTGCTTCGCGAACAATCATCGCCCTACTCACTGGTGCTGCCCTTGCAGTTGCAGGTCTATTCATGCAAGTGCTCACACGGAATGCGGTTGCTTCACCAGGACTGTTCGGCGTCAATGCAGGAGCCGTCTTTTTTATCGTTACGGGCATCACATTGATTCGTGTTCACTCATTTGAAGCACTCGTCGTGATGGCTTTTGTAGGCGCGATTCTCGTCACGATACTTGTCGTCGGATTAGGTATGTTTAAACAAGCGCGTTTTTCACCTCAACGCGTCATCCTTGCCGGCGCATCCATTTCAATGCTGTTCACTGCCTTTACACAAGGTATTTTAATTATGAACGAAACGAATCTCCAAGGCTTATTATTTTGGCTGAGCGGTTCTGTATCGTTGCGGAATATTTGGGACATACCGTGGATGATGGCGGTCATCCTTTTGTTTCTCATTGCTGCAATTTTCATGGCGCCACATCTCAATATTTTAATGACAAGCGATGAGATTGCGACAGGGTTAGGTCAAAATGTAAAGCGCATCAAATGGGTGATCGTATTGATGATTAGTGTGCTCGCAGGAAGTTCCGTCGCACTTGCCGGTTCGATTGTATTTGTCGGACTCATCATTCCAAATATTGCCAAACTCATACTGCCCCCTCGCTATCAGTTATTGATTCCGTATACTGCATTGCTCGGGTCTTGTTTAATGATCAGTGCGGACATTGTTGCGCGAGTCATCATTCGACCGCTAGAGCTACCCGTGGGCATTATTACTGGTATTTTGGGCGCTTTAGTATTGATTTATCTTATGAAAAAGGGGATTTACCGTGTATGA
- a CDS encoding IucA/IucC family protein → MQNFKMNKRAEHAALERLLNIYFREKGCSPKKEGTSQWHIALKEDLTLRGKLRYVSSMGHHMYDSAVYLESIGHVSQLTPLEAIRYLLEAIAYDETSPTETTIVEAVYQDICNSISRTTRYLDQARRHAPPHQNHYIASEQSLYLGHPFHPTPKSATGFTDEDIEQYAPECHVAFQLHYLAVDPALLVERYVPNYEARIDETVRQLAQIKEDEYTATYRLLPVHPYQIEVLKQQPTIQQHLANGTIQDLGQRGHVVYPTSSVRTVFVKALNIYLKLPIQVKITNFVRTNDFEQIERTLDAAEIVAAIKPEYETATFKLMFEQGYRALQPDNDAAIDILANSAMIVREGIEQYESLEEIHVLASLFETMPDEPTSKLGQAWLRSGLSHEDWLTMYLNQVIWPMLKLFADTGISLEAHVQNTLIALEKGRPTVCYVRDLEGICVSERIATAQGMIPHQISADSPVVYTHHEAWHRFKYYVIVNHLGHLISTLGKATGDEALLWQTVNRTLETWQERAEGHDVLMQCLEDLRYNPTFAAKANLMSKLQERGEDPIYIKIPNPISQEEDSIYETTD, encoded by the coding sequence GTGCAAAACTTTAAGATGAACAAACGCGCGGAACATGCTGCGTTAGAACGACTGCTCAATATTTATTTTAGAGAAAAAGGTTGTAGCCCTAAAAAAGAAGGAACGTCTCAATGGCACATCGCTTTAAAAGAGGATTTGACGTTACGTGGCAAGTTGCGCTATGTCTCATCAATGGGGCATCACATGTATGATTCAGCGGTTTACTTAGAGAGTATCGGCCATGTATCGCAATTGACACCCCTTGAGGCGATCAGATATTTGCTTGAAGCGATTGCGTACGATGAAACTTCGCCGACTGAGACAACGATAGTAGAAGCGGTTTATCAAGATATATGTAACAGTATTTCACGAACAACACGTTATCTCGATCAAGCGAGACGACATGCACCACCACATCAGAATCATTATATCGCATCAGAACAATCACTTTACCTAGGTCATCCTTTTCATCCGACGCCGAAAAGTGCTACAGGCTTTACTGATGAAGATATTGAACAGTATGCACCTGAATGTCATGTTGCGTTCCAACTGCATTACTTAGCGGTGGATCCGGCTCTATTAGTCGAACGTTACGTGCCCAATTATGAAGCGCGCATTGATGAAACGGTGCGTCAACTTGCACAAATTAAGGAAGATGAGTATACCGCAACCTATCGTTTACTGCCAGTCCATCCTTATCAAATTGAAGTGCTCAAACAACAGCCGACGATTCAGCAACATCTCGCAAATGGTACAATTCAAGACTTAGGGCAACGTGGCCATGTCGTTTATCCGACGTCATCTGTGCGAACAGTATTCGTAAAAGCGTTGAATATTTATTTGAAGTTGCCGATTCAAGTGAAAATTACGAATTTTGTGAGAACAAATGACTTCGAACAAATTGAAAGAACGTTGGATGCGGCAGAAATTGTAGCGGCGATCAAGCCAGAATATGAAACGGCGACATTTAAATTGATGTTTGAACAAGGCTACCGTGCATTGCAACCAGATAATGATGCTGCGATAGATATTTTAGCCAATAGTGCGATGATTGTGCGTGAAGGCATTGAACAGTACGAATCATTAGAAGAAATTCACGTCTTAGCAAGCTTGTTTGAAACGATGCCAGATGAGCCGACGTCAAAATTAGGTCAAGCTTGGTTGCGCAGTGGACTATCTCATGAAGATTGGCTGACAATGTATTTAAATCAAGTCATTTGGCCAATGTTGAAATTATTTGCGGACACAGGGATTAGTCTCGAAGCACACGTCCAAAATACACTCATTGCGCTAGAAAAAGGGCGTCCAACAGTGTGTTATGTGCGCGATTTAGAAGGCATTTGCGTTTCTGAACGTATTGCGACAGCACAAGGGATGATTCCGCATCAAATTAGTGCAGACAGCCCGGTCGTGTATACGCATCATGAAGCGTGGCACCGTTTTAAATATTATGTCATTGTGAATCATTTAGGCCATCTCATTTCTACGTTAGGTAAAGCAACAGGTGATGAAGCCCTGTTATGGCAAACCGTTAATCGCACATTGGAAACGTGGCAAGAACGTGCAGAAGGGCATGATGTGTTAATGCAATGCTTGGAAGATTTACGTTATAATCCGACATTTGCTGCGAAGGCGAATTTGATGAGTAAATTACAAGAACGCGGTGAAGACCCGATTTATATTAAAATTCCTAACCCGATTAGTCAGGAGGAGGACAGTATTTATGAAACAACTGATTGA